The following are encoded together in the Methylomonas methanica MC09 genome:
- a CDS encoding protein-glutamate methylesterase/protein-glutamine glutaminase, with amino-acid sequence MEKVKLLIIDDSALIRQMLKQIFSEAEDIEVVGTASDPLIARDKIKALNPDVLTLDVEMPRMDGLTFLRNLMRLRPMPVVMISTLTAKGAEVTLEALAMGAVDFVAKPKADVPKALEEYADEIINKVRMAAKAKVKALEIAKPIANGLSAAQVQSNPNRHFKTSDKIVAVGSSTGGTEAFKQVVKMLPANAPAMVVTQHLPVAFSVSFAKHVDEAGPMNACIAADGQLILPGNIYIAPGDKHLRVARDGARYICRLDDGPLVNRHKPSVEVLFESMAENVGKNAIGVMLTGMGADGAKAMLQMRNAGAYNIVQDESSSVVWGMPGEAYKQGAAHQVLPLDSIAARIMSLIN; translated from the coding sequence ATGGAAAAGGTAAAGCTGCTGATAATTGACGACTCAGCCTTAATCAGACAAATGTTAAAGCAGATATTTAGTGAAGCCGAGGATATTGAAGTCGTTGGTACCGCCAGCGACCCGCTCATCGCCAGAGATAAAATTAAAGCGTTAAATCCGGATGTATTAACCCTGGATGTGGAAATGCCGCGTATGGACGGCCTGACTTTCTTGCGGAATTTAATGCGGCTAAGACCTATGCCGGTCGTCATGATTTCTACCTTGACGGCAAAAGGTGCTGAAGTCACGCTTGAGGCGTTGGCCATGGGAGCGGTGGATTTCGTTGCCAAACCCAAAGCGGATGTTCCAAAAGCCTTGGAAGAGTACGCAGATGAAATTATTAACAAAGTACGCATGGCCGCCAAAGCTAAAGTCAAAGCCTTGGAAATCGCCAAGCCAATAGCGAATGGATTATCCGCCGCTCAGGTTCAATCGAACCCGAATCGGCACTTTAAAACCAGCGATAAAATCGTCGCGGTAGGTTCTTCAACGGGTGGAACCGAAGCGTTTAAGCAAGTCGTAAAAATGTTGCCCGCAAACGCCCCGGCGATGGTAGTTACCCAGCATTTACCGGTTGCTTTTAGTGTGTCGTTTGCCAAACATGTCGATGAGGCGGGACCGATGAATGCCTGTATCGCCGCCGACGGGCAATTGATCCTGCCTGGGAACATTTATATCGCTCCGGGCGATAAACATCTGCGCGTGGCCCGGGATGGCGCCCGCTATATTTGTCGTCTGGATGACGGGCCATTGGTAAATAGGCATAAACCTTCCGTGGAGGTTTTATTCGAATCCATGGCTGAAAATGTCGGTAAAAACGCGATAGGCGTTATGCTAACCGGCATGGGCGCCGACGGTGCCAAAGCCATGTTGCAAATGCGCAACGCGGGGGCTTATAACATTGTTCAGGACGAATCTTCATCCGTCGTTTGGGGGATGCCGGGCGAAGCCTATAAACAGGGAGCCGCGCATCAGGTTTTACCCCTGGACAGTATCGCCGCGCGAATAATGTCGCTAATTAATTGA
- the cheD gene encoding chemoreceptor glutamine deamidase CheD: MKNQHLVSPASIPGFENINRYWDKENQIVAAKLLPGDYYVTTDSEMITTVLGSCVSACIRDRVLGIGGMNHFMLPETSSSRLNSREEAVVGSALRYGNYAMEHLINTILQFGGKRKNLEVKLFGGGKVIATLGDVGSRNIAFVLDYVDTEALDLVSQDMGDIYPRKVNYYPQTGRVRMKKIKDLHNETIVLREKQYGSQIKNISVESSIELF; the protein is encoded by the coding sequence ATGAAAAACCAACATCTGGTAAGTCCTGCTTCCATCCCCGGTTTTGAAAATATCAATAGATATTGGGACAAGGAAAATCAGATAGTCGCCGCGAAGTTATTGCCGGGCGATTATTACGTAACCACGGATAGTGAGATGATAACTACCGTACTCGGCTCTTGCGTGTCGGCATGTATTCGGGATAGGGTGCTGGGTATCGGCGGCATGAATCACTTTATGTTGCCGGAAACGAGTTCTTCGCGTTTAAATTCCAGAGAAGAAGCGGTGGTTGGGTCGGCATTGCGTTATGGCAATTATGCAATGGAACATCTGATCAACACCATTTTGCAATTTGGAGGCAAGCGGAAGAATTTAGAAGTCAAATTGTTCGGTGGAGGGAAGGTTATCGCTACTTTAGGGGATGTTGGCTCAAGAAATATTGCATTTGTATTGGATTACGTCGATACGGAGGCGCTGGATTTGGTTTCTCAGGATATGGGCGATATTTATCCGCGTAAAGTTAACTATTATCCGCAAACAGGGCGAGTCAGAATGAAAAAAATCAAGGATTTACACAATGAAACAATCGTGTTACGGGAAAAACAATACGGATCGCAAATTAAAAATATTTCGGTCGAAAGTAGCATAGAGCTTTTTTAG